A window of Streptomyces sp. SAI-127 contains these coding sequences:
- a CDS encoding MFS transporter, whose protein sequence is MYLADSRSTGSRGTEAAVVPDTRPGRRPAAVPSTVLALGAVSLITDVSSEMVTAVLPLYVVAGLGLSPLGFGLLDGINNGVGALVRLAGGHLADRGGRRHKVVAGLGYGLSALCKPLLLLAHTLPVLSAVLAADRTGKGLRTAPRDAMISLASEPAHRGRAFGVHRAMDTTGALLGPLVAFAVLRATVDGYDAVFAVSGCVAVLGVLVLVLFVPRRIDAPADAVRRSPPPEPDRPPTLRDAIGLLRRPELRRLTVCAALLGLTTVSDSFLYLLLQREGDLPAHLFPLLPLGTAAFFLLLAVPLGALADRVSRRRLFLAGHGVLLLGYGLVLSPWHGAWAVIAVLVLHGTFYAATDGVLAAATAGAVPARHQGAGQALVGTGQALARFACSLAFGAAWSLWGGRTALAVTAAALAAAAVMSAFVLRGTDATPATTDEVSA, encoded by the coding sequence GTGTACCTCGCGGACTCCCGGAGCACGGGTTCCCGCGGCACCGAGGCCGCCGTCGTCCCGGACACCCGTCCGGGGCGGCGGCCGGCCGCCGTGCCCTCCACCGTGCTGGCCCTGGGCGCGGTCAGCCTGATCACGGACGTCTCCTCGGAGATGGTCACGGCCGTCCTGCCGCTGTACGTGGTCGCGGGCCTCGGCCTCTCGCCGCTCGGCTTCGGCCTCCTCGACGGCATCAACAACGGCGTCGGCGCCCTCGTCCGGCTGGCCGGCGGTCACCTCGCCGACCGGGGAGGCCGCCGCCACAAGGTCGTGGCGGGCCTCGGCTACGGTCTGTCGGCCCTGTGCAAACCGTTGTTGCTCCTCGCCCACACCCTCCCCGTGCTCAGCGCCGTGCTCGCGGCCGACCGGACCGGCAAAGGACTGCGCACCGCCCCACGGGACGCGATGATCTCGCTGGCGAGCGAACCCGCCCACCGAGGAAGGGCATTCGGCGTCCACCGTGCCATGGACACCACCGGCGCGCTCCTCGGCCCGCTGGTCGCCTTCGCCGTCCTGCGGGCCACCGTCGACGGCTACGACGCGGTCTTCGCGGTCAGCGGCTGCGTCGCCGTACTCGGCGTCCTGGTGCTGGTGCTCTTCGTGCCCCGCCGCATCGACGCCCCCGCCGATGCCGTACGACGGTCGCCACCGCCCGAGCCGGACCGGCCGCCGACGCTGCGTGACGCGATCGGGCTGCTGCGCCGGCCGGAACTGCGCCGTCTCACGGTGTGCGCGGCCCTGCTCGGCCTGACCACCGTCAGCGACTCCTTCCTGTATCTGCTGCTCCAGCGTGAAGGGGACCTGCCCGCCCACCTGTTCCCGCTGCTGCCGCTGGGCACCGCCGCCTTCTTCCTGCTGCTCGCCGTGCCGCTCGGCGCCCTGGCCGACCGCGTCAGCCGTCGTCGGCTCTTCCTGGCCGGCCACGGCGTCCTGCTGCTCGGCTACGGCCTCGTGCTCTCCCCGTGGCACGGCGCCTGGGCGGTGATCGCCGTCCTCGTGCTGCACGGCACCTTCTACGCGGCCACCGACGGCGTGCTCGCCGCCGCCACGGCCGGAGCCGTCCCCGCCCGGCACCAGGGCGCCGGGCAGGCCCTGGTGGGCACCGGACAGGCGCTGGCCCGTTTCGCCTGCTCGCTCGCCTTCGGCGCGGCGTGGAGCCTGTGGGGCGGGCGGACCGCGCTCGCCGTCACCGCGGCCGCACTGGCCGCCGCCGCCGTCATGTCCGCGTTCGTCCTGCGCGGTACGGACGCGACCCCCGCAACCACCGACGAGGTGTCCGCATGA
- a CDS encoding alkaline phosphatase family protein, with protein sequence MAAVKAPQRNRRSLSALAGALALTATSIGVWAATASTAEAAALPTPDHVVVVVLENHAYSQVIGSSSAPYLNNTLKAGGANLTQSYGLTHPSEPNYYMLFSGSNQGRTDDSCVGVGSINKPNLASELIAAGKTWASYNESLPSQGSTTCSSGNYAQKHNPWFGFSNVPTSTAKTFAQFPADYTTLPKVSFVVPNLCSDMHDCSVSTGDTWIKNNLGAYATWAKTHNSILAVTFDEDNKLSGNRIPTLFYGQHVTPGSSSSTTYNHYNVLRTVEDLAGLSAHAGNAASASDITGIWN encoded by the coding sequence ATGGCCGCCGTCAAGGCACCGCAGCGCAACCGACGTTCCCTCTCCGCACTCGCCGGAGCCCTCGCCCTCACCGCCACCTCGATCGGCGTGTGGGCCGCAACGGCCTCCACCGCCGAGGCAGCCGCTCTCCCCACCCCCGACCACGTCGTGGTCGTGGTACTGGAGAACCACGCCTACTCGCAGGTCATCGGCAGCTCCAGCGCCCCCTACCTCAACAACACCCTCAAGGCGGGTGGCGCCAACCTCACCCAGTCCTACGGCCTCACCCACCCCAGCGAGCCGAACTACTACATGCTCTTCTCCGGCTCCAACCAGGGCCGCACCGACGACAGTTGCGTCGGCGTCGGTTCCATCAACAAGCCCAACCTCGCCTCCGAGCTGATCGCCGCGGGCAAGACCTGGGCCAGCTACAACGAGTCGCTGCCCAGCCAGGGTTCGACGACCTGCAGCAGCGGGAACTACGCGCAGAAGCACAATCCGTGGTTCGGCTTCTCCAACGTGCCGACCAGCACCGCGAAGACCTTCGCGCAGTTCCCGGCCGACTACACGACCCTGCCCAAGGTGTCCTTCGTCGTCCCGAACCTGTGCAGCGACATGCACGACTGCTCGGTCTCCACCGGCGACACCTGGATCAAGAACAACCTGGGCGCCTACGCCACCTGGGCCAAGACCCACAACAGCATCCTCGCCGTCACCTTCGACGAGGACAACAAGCTCTCCGGCAACCGCATCCCCACCCTGTTCTACGGGCAGCACGTCACCCCCGGCAGCTCCAGCTCCACGACCTACAACCACTACAACGTGCTGCGCACCGTGGAGGACCTGGCCGGTCTGAGTGCCCACGCGGGCAACGCCGCCTCGGCCTCCGACATCACCGGCATCTGGAACTGA
- a CDS encoding VOC family protein codes for MARLRDIVFDCAHPAATARFWAAAMDGYAVAPYDDEELARLRSLGITDVEDDPTVLVESSLGGPRLWFQLVPEGKSVKNRVHLDLFATDVGAEAERLVALGASVRDRYTDHLTLLDPEGNEFCLIGEG; via the coding sequence ATGGCCCGACTGCGAGACATCGTCTTCGACTGCGCCCACCCCGCCGCCACGGCGCGGTTCTGGGCGGCCGCGATGGACGGGTATGCCGTCGCCCCGTACGACGACGAGGAGTTGGCCCGGCTGAGGTCCCTCGGGATCACGGACGTCGAGGACGACCCGACCGTGCTCGTCGAGTCCTCGCTGGGCGGGCCCCGACTGTGGTTCCAGCTGGTGCCGGAGGGCAAGAGCGTCAAGAACCGGGTCCACCTGGACCTGTTCGCCACGGACGTGGGAGCGGAGGCCGAACGGCTCGTCGCGCTCGGTGCGTCGGTCCGGGACCGGTACACGGACCATCTGACGCTGCTCGATCCCGAGGGGAACGAGTTCTGTCTCATCGGCGAGGGCTGA
- a CDS encoding AraC family transcriptional regulator gives MADRTAQESILGGHGDGGVDGIRTFPFPIELSVGGVGMQVGAMGTGRTWHADAPLERVHRIDFHVVMLFDGGPVRHMIDFAEYEATAGDLLWIRPGQVHRFSPTSEYRGTVLAMQPGFLPRATVEATGLYRYDLPPLLRPSGAQLTGLQASLVQLQREYEDTSTLPMSLHTSVLRHSLTAFLLRLAHLAASSAEAGRRTESTFTLFRDAVEKGFATNHSVSAYADALGYSRRTLVRAVRAATGETPKGFIDKRVVLEAKRLLAHTDMPIGRVGAAVGFPDAANFSKFFQQHTEMTPAAFRTELR, from the coding sequence ATGGCGGACAGAACAGCCCAGGAGTCCATCCTTGGCGGACACGGTGACGGCGGAGTGGACGGGATCAGAACGTTCCCCTTCCCCATAGAGCTGAGCGTGGGCGGAGTCGGCATGCAGGTCGGCGCGATGGGCACCGGCCGCACGTGGCACGCGGACGCCCCGCTGGAGCGGGTGCACCGCATCGACTTCCATGTCGTGATGCTCTTCGACGGCGGTCCCGTGCGCCACATGATCGACTTCGCCGAGTACGAGGCGACGGCGGGCGACCTGCTGTGGATCCGGCCGGGTCAGGTCCACCGCTTCTCACCGACGAGCGAGTACCGCGGAACCGTGCTGGCCATGCAACCGGGCTTCCTGCCGCGGGCGACGGTGGAGGCGACGGGGCTCTACCGCTACGACCTGCCGCCACTGCTGCGGCCCTCCGGCGCTCAGTTGACGGGCCTTCAGGCCTCACTGGTCCAGCTGCAGCGGGAGTACGAGGACACCTCGACCCTCCCGATGAGCCTGCACACCTCGGTCCTGCGGCACTCGTTGACGGCGTTCCTGCTGCGCCTGGCCCACCTCGCGGCCAGTTCGGCCGAGGCGGGGCGGCGGACCGAGTCGACGTTCACCCTGTTCCGGGACGCGGTGGAGAAGGGCTTCGCCACGAACCACAGTGTCAGCGCGTACGCCGACGCGCTGGGCTACTCCCGCCGGACCCTGGTGCGTGCGGTGCGCGCCGCCACCGGGGAGACCCCCAAGGGGTTCATCGACAAGCGGGTCGTGCTGGAGGCGAAGCGGCTGCTCGCCCACACGGACATGCCGATCGGGCGGGTGGGGGCGGCGGTGGGGTTCCCGGACGCGGCCAACTTCTCGAAGTTCTTCCAGCAGCACACCGAGATGACGCCGGCGGCGTTCCGGACGGAACTTCGATAG
- the tkt gene encoding transketolase, with amino-acid sequence MSTQTPDSFEWTELDRRAVDTARLLAADAVQQVGNGHPGTAMALAPAAYTIFQKVMRHDPADPEWTGRDRFVLSPGHTSLTLYTQLYLSGYELELDDLKAFRTHGSKTPGHPEYGHTAGVETTTGPLGQGVANAVGMAMAARYERGLFDPETPEGESPFDHTIWAIVSDGDLEEGISAEASSLAGHQKLGNLVFVYDDNHISIEGDTATAFSEDVLKRYEAYGWHTQRIEPGADGDIDVPALYAALKSAQAETGRPSIIAMRTIIAWPAPNAQNTEAAHGSALGTDEVAATKRVLGFDPARTFEVADEVLAHSRKALDRGADAHAAWDKQISVWRGEQPERARLFDRIVAGQLPEGWESAIPVFEEGKSVATRAASGKVLQALGAVLPELWGGSADLAGSNNTTIDKSSSFLPKGNPLPEADPYGRTVHFGIREHSMAAEMNGIALHGNTRIYGGTFLVFSDYMRNAVRLSALMQLPVTYVWTHDSIGLGEDGPTHQPVEHLASLRAIPGLNIVRPADANETATAWAEILRRHATDPAPHGLALTRQGVPTYAPNPDAAKGGYVLVESSGETPDVVLIATGSEVQLAVAARERLEAEGVGTRVVSMPSVEWFEQQPREYRDSVLPPSVRARVAVEAGIGLTWYRFTGDAGRIVSLDHFGASADAKILFAEYGFTAENVAAAARESVAAARG; translated from the coding sequence ATGAGCACGCAGACACCGGACAGCTTCGAATGGACCGAACTCGACCGGCGTGCCGTCGACACCGCCCGCCTGCTGGCGGCGGATGCCGTGCAGCAGGTCGGGAACGGCCACCCCGGCACCGCGATGGCTCTGGCCCCCGCGGCGTACACGATCTTTCAGAAGGTGATGCGTCACGACCCGGCGGACCCCGAGTGGACCGGCCGTGACCGCTTCGTCCTCTCCCCCGGGCACACCTCGCTGACGCTCTACACCCAGCTCTACCTCTCCGGGTACGAGCTGGAGCTCGACGACCTGAAGGCGTTCCGGACCCACGGCTCCAAGACGCCCGGTCACCCGGAGTACGGGCACACCGCCGGTGTCGAGACCACCACCGGTCCGCTCGGCCAGGGTGTCGCCAACGCCGTCGGCATGGCGATGGCCGCCCGCTACGAGCGCGGCCTCTTCGACCCCGAGACCCCCGAGGGCGAGTCCCCCTTCGACCACACCATCTGGGCGATCGTCTCCGACGGCGACCTGGAGGAGGGCATCTCCGCCGAAGCCTCCTCGCTCGCGGGCCACCAGAAGCTCGGCAACCTGGTCTTCGTCTACGACGACAACCACATCTCCATCGAGGGCGACACGGCGACCGCCTTCTCCGAGGACGTGCTGAAGCGGTACGAGGCCTACGGCTGGCACACCCAGCGCATCGAGCCCGGGGCCGACGGCGACATCGACGTACCCGCCCTGTACGCGGCCCTGAAGTCCGCGCAGGCCGAGACCGGGCGGCCCTCGATCATCGCGATGCGCACGATCATCGCCTGGCCCGCCCCGAACGCCCAGAACACCGAGGCGGCCCACGGCTCCGCGCTGGGCACCGACGAGGTCGCCGCCACCAAGCGGGTCCTCGGCTTCGACCCCGCGCGCACCTTCGAGGTCGCCGACGAGGTGCTGGCCCACTCCCGCAAGGCCCTCGACCGGGGCGCCGACGCGCACGCCGCCTGGGACAAGCAGATCTCCGTATGGCGCGGTGAGCAGCCCGAGCGGGCCCGGCTCTTCGACCGGATCGTCGCCGGCCAGCTCCCCGAGGGCTGGGAGTCCGCGATCCCGGTCTTCGAGGAGGGCAAGTCCGTCGCCACCCGGGCCGCCTCCGGCAAGGTGCTCCAGGCCCTCGGCGCGGTGCTCCCCGAGCTGTGGGGCGGTTCCGCCGACCTCGCCGGCTCGAACAACACGACCATCGACAAGTCGAGCTCCTTCCTGCCGAAGGGCAACCCGCTGCCGGAGGCCGACCCGTACGGCCGAACGGTCCACTTCGGCATCCGCGAGCACTCGATGGCCGCGGAGATGAACGGCATCGCGCTGCACGGCAACACGCGGATCTACGGCGGCACCTTCCTGGTGTTCTCCGACTACATGCGCAACGCCGTACGCCTGTCGGCGCTCATGCAGCTGCCCGTCACCTACGTCTGGACCCACGACTCCATCGGCCTCGGCGAGGACGGTCCCACCCACCAGCCGGTCGAGCACCTCGCGTCGCTGCGCGCGATCCCGGGCCTGAACATCGTCCGCCCGGCCGACGCCAACGAGACCGCGACCGCCTGGGCCGAGATCCTCCGCCGGCACGCCACCGACCCGGCCCCGCACGGTCTCGCGCTCACCCGCCAGGGTGTGCCGACGTACGCGCCGAACCCGGACGCGGCCAAGGGCGGGTACGTCCTCGTCGAATCGTCCGGGGAGACGCCCGACGTCGTCCTCATCGCCACCGGCTCCGAGGTCCAGCTCGCCGTCGCCGCGCGGGAGCGGCTGGAGGCGGAGGGGGTCGGCACCCGGGTGGTGTCGATGCCGTCCGTGGAGTGGTTCGAGCAGCAGCCGCGGGAGTACCGGGACAGCGTCCTTCCGCCGTCCGTGCGAGCCCGCGTCGCAGTCGAGGCCGGTATCGGTCTCACGTGGTACCGCTTCACAGGTGACGCAGGACGCATCGTCTCCCTCGACCACTTCGGCGCCTCCGCCGACGCGAAGATCCTGTTCGCCGAGTACGGCTTCACCGCCGAGAACGTCGCTGCAGCAGCCCGGGAATCCGTGGCCGCCGCGCGTGGTTGA